A stretch of the uncultured Desulfobacter sp. genome encodes the following:
- a CDS encoding ABC transporter permease produces the protein MKSNKTAVSGSVISYLVTVWVIITLNFLLPRMMPGDPFVHLSGDEGEDLPGFTEAQKTFYMEQYGFDDPLPVQYARYLVKLAHADLGESVYFNSSVAGILARRLPWTLGLVIAAVTLSTIIGTFLGVVSAALRHQWADRLLFVGLILISEIPAFLMGLVILFIFAAALDLFPLSGAMSHFTGQMTIMEKAGDIAKHAALPVATLTLARLGGVYLLARNSLVTVLEKDFMVTARAKGLTKIRIFWRHALRNALLPIVTRVFMSLGALVGGAILVENVFNYPGLGKLLRESVMIQDYPLIQGIFLLVTLAVLSANFIADMVYRRLDPRVGEQAPLKGQRLVNA, from the coding sequence ATGAAATCGAATAAAACAGCCGTATCCGGCAGTGTGATTTCATACCTGGTTACGGTGTGGGTGATTATTACCCTGAACTTTCTTTTGCCTCGGATGATGCCGGGCGACCCATTTGTTCATCTGTCCGGGGATGAAGGGGAAGACCTGCCGGGATTCACAGAGGCCCAGAAGACATTTTATATGGAACAGTACGGATTTGATGATCCCTTACCGGTTCAATATGCCCGATATTTAGTTAAGCTTGCCCACGCTGATCTTGGGGAATCGGTCTATTTTAACAGCTCTGTGGCAGGGATTCTGGCCCGGCGGCTGCCCTGGACCCTGGGTCTTGTGATTGCAGCCGTAACGCTTTCCACGATCATCGGCACATTCCTGGGCGTGGTGTCGGCGGCCTTGCGCCACCAATGGGCCGACCGACTTTTATTTGTCGGCCTGATCCTTATTTCCGAAATTCCGGCCTTTCTTATGGGGCTGGTGATTCTTTTTATCTTTGCCGCGGCCCTGGACCTGTTTCCCTTGTCCGGGGCCATGTCTCATTTCACCGGCCAAATGACTATTATGGAAAAAGCGGGCGACATTGCAAAGCATGCGGCATTGCCCGTGGCAACGCTGACTCTGGCCCGTCTGGGCGGCGTTTATCTTCTGGCCCGAAACAGCCTTGTGACGGTTCTGGAAAAGGATTTCATGGTCACGGCCCGGGCCAAGGGGCTGACAAAAATCAGGATATTTTGGCGCCATGCCCTGCGCAACGCACTGCTGCCTATTGTCACCCGGGTGTTCATGAGCCTTGGGGCGCTGGTGGGCGGGGCCATCCTGGTGGAAAATGTGTTCAACTATCCGGGATTGGGCAAGCTGCTGCGTGAATCGGTCATGATCCAGGACTATCCGTTGATCCAGGGTATATTCCTTTTGGTGACCCTGGCCGTTTTATCCGCCAATTTTATAGCGGACATGGTGTACCGGCGGCTGGACCCCAGGGTAGGAGAACAAGCACCGCTCAAGGGACAACGGCTGGTGAACGCATGA
- a CDS encoding ABC transporter permease, producing the protein MNVAFFPRLFSRMTPSGHAGAFVLVAVIFLALAAPLVCSHSHRQMSGPALIPPGPEHIMGTDELGVDLWAQICHGARISLIVGIGTALAAGLGGGIAGIVSGYAGGVTDMIIMRMVDIFLVLPDLPVMIVLAAFFGPSLMSIVLVLSCFSWVHTARIVRARVLALKQRQYIRAAELNGASAFYLIRRHFLPEVFPLAAVSMIRLTGRAIVAEAGLSFLGLGDPASGSWGLILHHATSFPGIYYTRFWQWWLVFPWLALTLMVVSLALVSRDMEKIADPRLGKRS; encoded by the coding sequence ATGAATGTTGCTTTTTTTCCCAGGCTTTTTTCCCGGATGACCCCTTCGGGCCATGCCGGCGCTTTTGTCCTGGTGGCCGTCATCTTCCTGGCCCTGGCAGCGCCCCTGGTCTGTTCCCATTCCCACCGGCAGATGTCGGGTCCGGCCCTGATTCCGCCGGGCCCGGAACATATCATGGGGACGGACGAACTGGGGGTCGATCTGTGGGCCCAGATCTGCCACGGGGCAAGAATCAGCCTGATTGTGGGCATCGGCACGGCACTGGCCGCAGGATTGGGCGGGGGCATTGCAGGGATTGTGTCCGGATATGCCGGCGGCGTTACCGACATGATCATCATGCGCATGGTAGACATTTTTCTGGTGCTGCCGGACCTGCCGGTGATGATCGTGCTGGCCGCCTTTTTCGGACCCAGCCTGATGTCAATCGTCCTGGTGCTCTCCTGTTTTTCCTGGGTTCACACCGCCAGAATTGTCCGGGCCAGGGTGCTGGCCTTGAAACAGCGGCAGTACATCCGGGCCGCCGAACTGAACGGTGCATCCGCATTCTACCTGATCCGCCGCCATTTTCTGCCCGAGGTGTTTCCCCTGGCCGCCGTGAGTATGATCCGGCTCACCGGCCGGGCCATTGTGGCCGAGGCAGGGCTCTCCTTTTTAGGGTTGGGTGATCCCGCTTCCGGGTCATGGGGACTGATCCTTCACCATGCCACCTCTTTTCCCGGCATCTACTATACCCGGTTCTGGCAGTGGTGGCTGGTGTTCCCCTGGCTTGCCCTGACCCTGATGGTGGTCAGCCTGGCTCTGGTCAGCCGGGACATGGAAAAAATTGCAGATCCCCGGTTGGGAAAAAGGAGTTGA
- a CDS encoding FmdE family protein yields MKRSFIIFCIALVFALTAAQSVSAMPPITPVIEKAMDTLQVTKADPNFLVLTNATAVMTDGKSSLPILAQVQDATGAMVGKGNLLFFQRAQTAPLRVMLLKKSDRNAVIISANNAKWAVDALDFTLKTVSDPDFWTAAKEKYAAGRDLFTLATLGNAWAEGAPYDFLKSAELHNHICPGLTSGYLMAHFILDHYPLEQGQRYTIISCPVWCKEDAFQVVMDQTPGKRGLVVKPLSDEQKEKISVPNPAGMVLIWDKKLKKGKGVALSFDFNTLKGLYPKETPKAASILYTARYLSSPDKFVSAAAAFDLDETLFNRIREAGSNPWEMAGLTKP; encoded by the coding sequence ATGAAACGCTCTTTTATCATCTTCTGTATCGCTTTGGTCTTTGCTTTAACGGCAGCCCAAAGCGTTTCGGCAATGCCCCCCATCACCCCCGTGATTGAAAAGGCCATGGACACCCTGCAGGTTACTAAGGCCGATCCTAATTTCTTGGTACTGACCAACGCAACAGCCGTCATGACGGACGGAAAATCAAGCCTGCCGATCCTGGCACAGGTCCAGGACGCCACCGGTGCCATGGTGGGAAAGGGTAATCTGCTTTTTTTCCAGCGGGCCCAGACCGCCCCGTTGCGTGTCATGCTCTTAAAGAAATCAGACAGAAACGCTGTGATCATCAGTGCCAACAACGCCAAATGGGCTGTGGACGCCCTTGATTTTACCCTCAAAACCGTTTCAGATCCCGATTTCTGGACGGCCGCAAAGGAAAAATATGCGGCAGGCAGGGATCTGTTCACCCTGGCCACCCTGGGCAATGCCTGGGCCGAAGGCGCACCCTACGATTTTCTCAAATCCGCCGAACTTCACAACCACATCTGCCCAGGCCTCACCTCGGGGTATCTTATGGCCCATTTTATCCTGGATCACTATCCCCTGGAACAGGGCCAGAGATACACGATCATCAGCTGTCCGGTCTGGTGCAAGGAAGACGCCTTCCAGGTGGTCATGGACCAGACTCCGGGTAAACGCGGTCTGGTGGTAAAACCCTTGTCAGACGAACAAAAAGAAAAAATCTCCGTGCCTAATCCGGCAGGCATGGTCCTGATCTGGGATAAAAAACTCAAAAAAGGCAAAGGGGTTGCTCTGAGTTTTGATTTCAACACACTCAAAGGTCTCTATCCAAAGGAGACACCCAAAGCTGCGTCAATTCTGTATACCGCCCGATATCTATCATCACCGGACAAATTTGTGTCTGCGGCAGCGGCGTTTGATCTGGATGAAACCCTGTTCAACCGAATACGCGAAGCCGGCAGCAACCCATGGGAGATGGCAGGCCTGACAAAGCCCTAA
- a CDS encoding TonB-dependent receptor: MSTYLVTGNTPENKNLKEAVLKNHVLKGCTFAASLMLILFCISPLQADEKKADKDPANSKVQEIEEMVVEDEARAQGYKTTPSQTTIELEDITFIGEPTFLLDAIKTNAMVDFRGASDLDPGVDSVYLNGFSAKRFVTAMDGVTLQKTGGRKSSNIVDWAQLPSFLLESVEILPGPHSALYDAKSIGGVLNMKTKTPKAYDTRVPELTYTTGYRSYDTFSNTAVIQGGVDKLIYDFAYQNYMTDGYLRNSETETNIGFGRLGLILPGDGYITVSASLSDIDRDSPVNNPGLTQDDEIDVDGSYPEVTDSVWDAWQNPTWDSTAETYRLNYAQTLGINRLSVGAYYGEETRERVYLDWVNDKDKSQGTQISAMITDWWQQGGKIMDEIKWAGGETTVGVDFTQLFDEGVDDSKTERIRKKGAFVQHKFGIIPHVDMTLGLRYEDVNIWVSNWSNGNLHNAYYDQYIKRDFNQIIPKSMTTWHMDHLGDWFQDTTLSAGISKIWHAPDYHGDYNPQGRPAGITLEPEHGMGYDLILNRRLWGNINLKAGYAFYDIKDFIATNRSFAQYSGAGAGALRYSDYKVNLEEVYRHGVTVELSGNVTPELSFYLSWAWQKFENQGDEPAGETELDQRAEHQVGIGLRYAFNEKATLMLDYTYQSDETTEVSEEIADDVWNFHTVDIPAHSVVDLGFEYKCFEQLGWLKNGTVNVFIKNLLDEDYYDSSGYPATDRTFGVTFTIKI, encoded by the coding sequence ATGTCAACCTATCTAGTGACCGGCAATACGCCGGAGAACAAAAATCTTAAGGAGGCGGTGTTGAAAAATCACGTATTGAAAGGCTGCACGTTTGCAGCATCCCTGATGTTGATCCTCTTTTGCATAAGCCCATTGCAGGCAGATGAAAAAAAAGCCGACAAAGATCCGGCCAATTCAAAAGTTCAAGAAATAGAAGAGATGGTTGTGGAAGACGAGGCCCGGGCCCAAGGGTATAAAACCACACCTTCCCAGACCACCATTGAACTTGAAGATATCACATTCATCGGAGAGCCCACCTTTTTGCTGGATGCCATCAAAACCAATGCCATGGTGGATTTCAGAGGGGCATCAGACCTGGACCCCGGGGTGGACAGCGTCTATCTGAACGGGTTCAGTGCCAAACGGTTTGTCACGGCCATGGACGGGGTGACCCTTCAAAAAACCGGCGGCCGAAAATCAAGCAACATTGTAGACTGGGCCCAACTGCCCTCTTTTTTGCTGGAGTCCGTTGAAATCCTTCCCGGCCCCCATTCCGCCCTCTACGATGCCAAAAGCATCGGCGGGGTCTTAAACATGAAAACAAAAACACCCAAAGCATACGATACCCGGGTGCCGGAGCTGACGTATACAACAGGATACCGGTCCTATGACACCTTTTCCAACACCGCCGTTATCCAGGGTGGGGTGGATAAATTGATCTACGATTTTGCATACCAGAATTATATGACCGACGGGTATCTGCGCAACAGTGAAACCGAAACCAACATCGGGTTCGGACGCCTGGGATTAATACTGCCGGGCGATGGATATATCACTGTCTCCGCCTCATTATCAGATATTGACCGGGATTCACCGGTCAATAACCCCGGTTTGACACAAGACGATGAGATAGATGTTGATGGCAGCTACCCCGAGGTCACAGACAGTGTATGGGATGCCTGGCAGAATCCCACCTGGGACAGCACGGCCGAAACTTACCGTCTAAACTATGCCCAGACGCTTGGCATCAATCGGCTCAGTGTCGGCGCCTACTACGGGGAAGAGACCCGCGAGCGGGTCTATTTAGACTGGGTAAATGACAAAGACAAATCCCAGGGGACCCAAATAAGTGCCATGATCACGGACTGGTGGCAACAGGGCGGCAAGATCATGGACGAAATCAAGTGGGCCGGGGGGGAAACCACCGTTGGTGTCGACTTTACCCAGCTGTTTGACGAGGGGGTGGACGACAGCAAAACCGAAAGAATTCGCAAAAAAGGTGCCTTTGTCCAGCATAAATTCGGCATTATTCCCCATGTGGACATGACCCTGGGGCTGCGGTACGAAGATGTCAATATCTGGGTCAGCAACTGGTCCAACGGAAATCTGCACAATGCATATTACGATCAATACATAAAACGAGATTTTAACCAGATCATCCCCAAATCCATGACAACCTGGCATATGGACCACTTAGGGGACTGGTTCCAGGACACCACCCTTTCCGCCGGTATCAGCAAAATCTGGCACGCTCCGGATTATCACGGGGATTATAACCCCCAGGGACGGCCTGCCGGTATCACCCTGGAGCCAGAACATGGCATGGGGTATGACCTGATTTTAAACCGCAGGCTCTGGGGAAACATTAACCTGAAGGCCGGGTATGCATTCTATGACATCAAGGATTTCATCGCCACCAACAGAAGCTTTGCCCAATATTCAGGCGCCGGGGCCGGGGCATTGCGGTACAGCGATTATAAAGTAAACCTGGAAGAGGTATACCGCCATGGTGTCACCGTTGAGCTGTCGGGCAATGTTACGCCGGAACTTTCCTTTTATCTGAGCTGGGCCTGGCAGAAATTTGAAAACCAGGGAGATGAACCCGCCGGTGAGACAGAACTGGATCAGCGGGCCGAGCACCAGGTCGGGATTGGACTGCGCTATGCCTTTAACGAAAAAGCGACTCTGATGTTGGATTACACCTACCAGAGCGATGAAACCACAGAGGTATCCGAAGAGATTGCCGACGATGTCTGGAATTTTCACACGGTGGATATCCCCGCCCACAGTGTGGTGGACTTAGGTTTTGAGTACAAATGCTTTGAACAGCTTGGCTGGCTGAAAAACGGCACAGTGAACGTCTTCATTAAAAATTTGCTGGACGAAGACTATTATGACAGCTCGGGGTATCCGGCCACAGACAGGACTTTCGGCGTTACATTTACCATCAAAATCTAA
- a CDS encoding ABC transporter substrate-binding protein: MIFKPLRRKLFQSLVTLVICLFFLVPADSAETSQGEVIRLAGRDWGYPSPYAHYPRGPGGFKMCLIFDSLLERGDHGLIPWLATSWQVEEQGKAYIFTIRQGVKWHDGTPMTPEDVAFSLEYATRFPMTWSYVFDRIDRIEILEDNKIKVTLKTPTASMLYSLGTSRIIPKHIWEKVDNPKTFTKPGAVIGTGPYRLTGYSREHGTYRFENFADFWGPAVRVKRLEFIPVSEPILAYQKHEIDMIRVSPDLLPRFQNNPEHKILKSPGFWGYRLLFNRNLPGPARKVQVRRAFAYAVDLDELVGKVARGAALPGRAGILPPDHVMAAQNVKSYDFDPKKAGRLLDQAGFTMSQGNVRTGPDGKPLAFDLLCAGGEVRMAQILKQRLAAVGVKIRIKSCNGKTRDSRVRNQNYDLAIIGHGGWGGDPDYLIAHCTGDIKKSSSPSASGGSGLASPALTALLQSQRSQTDPEKRREMVIKIQQMAAEEVPEIPLFYTTGYTVFRPDKYDGWMFMFDHHSLAHGKLSYLDWNAWP; encoded by the coding sequence ATGATTTTTAAACCGCTGAGGCGTAAACTGTTTCAGAGCCTGGTTACCCTGGTGATATGCCTGTTTTTTCTGGTTCCTGCAGACAGTGCCGAAACCAGCCAGGGGGAGGTCATCCGCCTGGCCGGCAGGGACTGGGGATATCCCTCCCCCTACGCCCACTATCCAAGAGGCCCGGGCGGATTTAAAATGTGCCTGATCTTCGACAGTCTGCTGGAACGCGGAGACCACGGCCTGATCCCCTGGCTGGCCACGTCCTGGCAGGTTGAAGAACAGGGAAAGGCGTACATATTCACGATTCGCCAGGGGGTCAAATGGCATGACGGCACACCCATGACACCCGAAGATGTGGCCTTTTCCCTGGAATATGCGACCCGGTTTCCCATGACCTGGTCCTATGTGTTTGACCGGATCGACCGGATTGAAATCCTTGAAGACAACAAAATCAAGGTCACCTTGAAAACACCCACTGCATCCATGCTTTACAGTCTGGGCACCAGCCGTATCATCCCAAAACACATTTGGGAAAAGGTGGACAATCCCAAAACCTTTACAAAACCTGGGGCCGTGATCGGCACAGGTCCTTATCGGCTCACCGGCTACAGCCGGGAACACGGCACTTACCGGTTTGAAAATTTTGCCGATTTCTGGGGTCCGGCCGTCCGGGTCAAGCGGTTGGAGTTTATCCCGGTGAGTGAACCCATCCTGGCCTACCAGAAACACGAAATAGACATGATCCGGGTCTCCCCGGATCTTTTACCCAGATTTCAAAACAACCCCGAACATAAAATCCTTAAGAGTCCAGGATTCTGGGGATACCGGCTGCTGTTCAACCGCAATCTTCCCGGCCCGGCCCGAAAGGTTCAGGTCCGCCGGGCCTTTGCCTATGCCGTTGACCTTGACGAACTTGTGGGCAAGGTGGCCCGGGGCGCAGCCCTGCCCGGCCGGGCGGGTATTCTGCCGCCGGACCATGTCATGGCCGCCCAAAACGTGAAATCCTATGATTTTGATCCCAAAAAAGCGGGCAGGCTTTTGGACCAGGCCGGTTTTACAATGTCCCAAGGCAATGTCCGGACAGGGCCTGACGGCAAACCCCTGGCATTTGATCTGTTATGTGCCGGCGGCGAAGTCCGGATGGCGCAGATTTTAAAACAGCGCCTGGCGGCCGTGGGCGTGAAGATTCGCATCAAAAGCTGCAACGGTAAAACCCGGGACAGCCGGGTCAGGAATCAAAACTACGACCTGGCAATTATCGGACACGGCGGATGGGGCGGTGATCCGGATTATCTGATTGCCCACTGCACAGGAGACATCAAAAAATCCAGCTCGCCGTCGGCGTCCGGCGGTTCAGGATTGGCATCCCCGGCCTTGACGGCACTGCTGCAATCCCAACGCTCCCAGACCGACCCTGAAAAACGGCGGGAGATGGTTATCAAAATCCAGCAGATGGCCGCAGAAGAAGTGCCTGAAATCCCCTTGTTTTATACCACGGGGTACACCGTGTTCCGGCCGGATAAGTACGACGGGTGGATGTTCATGTTTGACCATCACAGTTTGGCCCACGGCAAGCTGTCCTATTTAGATTGGAATGCATGGCCCTGA
- a CDS encoding ABC transporter ATP-binding protein, translating into MAVEPLLKINDLSLEYRQNGMATQVLDQVRLSLAPGETLGIIGESGCGKTSLAMAVMGLAKSAHITGSIRFDGINLTGLNEKNLSKLRWNRFALVFQNSREVFNPVITVGEQVAETLIRHLGLNPARAKEQTARLFGQAGLDPVWQNAYAHQLSGGMRQRVLIAMAVACSPDLLIVDEPFTALDAAAASDMSNLILGLQQRLGFAMIMISHAIPAIARMTDNIVTLYAGRVIETGPTRAVLSDPRHPYTRGLINACPEFYEYKDLWGISGTPTTPGSVSGCPFYPRCVQHGPDCATCRPALVEVEENRHVACHKGGITTVLEARGLEKTFNLNGTAVKAVQQVNLTIKFGEVVALVGPSGSGKSTLAHLLVALETPDNGRVIFQGTPLADNRATACMHGMQLVFQDPAQALSPRLTVLEAVREPLDIMEWETPQERNEKALSALPLVHLSRAPAFVNKPCHTLSGGQRQRVSVARALVTDPMLLIADEITAMLDPSAQAHLLRMLKGLQHQKGFSMLFISHDIHLSRKIADRAYVLDQGKIVAQGAGFEIFESSNPVQTLYTPQNHSHDDHPSIEKYAPGTSGAINPPFTGKESFA; encoded by the coding sequence TTGGCTGTTGAACCACTTTTAAAAATTAATGATCTGTCCCTTGAATACAGGCAAAACGGCATGGCAACCCAGGTTTTGGACCAGGTCCGCCTATCCCTGGCACCGGGTGAAACCTTAGGCATCATCGGAGAGTCCGGGTGCGGCAAGACCAGTCTTGCCATGGCGGTCATGGGGCTTGCCAAATCCGCGCACATCACGGGATCGATTCGCTTTGACGGCATTAATTTGACCGGACTCAACGAAAAAAACCTGTCAAAATTACGCTGGAACCGCTTTGCCCTAGTTTTCCAAAACAGTCGGGAGGTATTTAATCCGGTGATTACGGTGGGCGAACAGGTGGCCGAGACTCTGATCCGGCACCTGGGCCTTAACCCGGCTCGAGCAAAAGAGCAAACCGCCCGGCTTTTTGGACAGGCCGGTTTGGACCCGGTTTGGCAAAACGCATACGCCCATCAGCTTTCCGGCGGCATGCGCCAGCGGGTACTCATTGCCATGGCCGTTGCCTGTAGTCCGGATCTTCTCATTGTGGACGAGCCGTTTACGGCGTTGGATGCGGCCGCCGCATCCGACATGTCAAATCTGATTCTTGGCCTCCAGCAGCGCCTGGGATTTGCCATGATTATGATCTCCCACGCCATACCGGCCATTGCCCGGATGACCGACAACATTGTCACCCTCTATGCGGGCCGGGTCATTGAAACCGGCCCCACCCGGGCTGTGCTGTCTGACCCACGACATCCCTATACCCGGGGGCTGATTAATGCCTGTCCTGAATTTTATGAATACAAGGATCTTTGGGGGATTTCCGGAACGCCGACGACGCCCGGCAGCGTATCCGGCTGCCCCTTTTACCCACGGTGCGTCCAGCACGGCCCGGACTGCGCCACCTGTCGTCCCGCGCTGGTTGAGGTTGAAGAGAACAGACATGTGGCCTGCCATAAAGGCGGCATCACCACGGTGCTGGAAGCCCGGGGACTTGAAAAGACGTTTAACCTGAACGGCACCGCGGTCAAAGCAGTTCAGCAGGTGAATCTCACGATTAAATTCGGAGAGGTCGTGGCCCTTGTGGGCCCTTCGGGCTCGGGGAAATCCACCCTGGCCCATCTGCTGGTGGCCCTGGAAACACCGGATAACGGCCGGGTGATATTCCAGGGTACGCCCTTGGCGGACAACCGTGCGACTGCATGCATGCACGGCATGCAGCTGGTATTCCAGGACCCGGCCCAGGCCCTAAGTCCCAGGCTGACGGTGCTGGAGGCTGTCCGGGAACCCCTGGACATCATGGAATGGGAAACCCCACAGGAACGAAATGAAAAGGCCCTATCCGCCCTGCCCCTGGTACACCTGTCCCGGGCCCCGGCATTTGTAAACAAGCCATGCCATACATTAAGTGGGGGGCAGCGCCAGCGTGTCAGTGTGGCAAGAGCACTGGTCACCGATCCAATGCTACTCATCGCCGATGAAATCACCGCCATGCTCGACCCCTCCGCCCAGGCCCATCTGTTGCGCATGCTCAAAGGCCTTCAGCACCAAAAAGGATTCTCCATGCTGTTCATTTCCCATGATATTCATCTATCGCGAAAAATTGCCGATCGGGCCTATGTACTCGACCAGGGTAAAATCGTGGCCCAAGGCGCAGGTTTCGAGATTTTTGAATCTTCAAACCCAGTTCAAACTTTGTATACCCCCCAAAATCATTCGCACGACGACCACCCATCCATTGAAAAATACGCCCCCGGCACATCCGGGGCCATCAACCCACCATTTACAGGAAAGGAATCTTTCGCATGA
- a CDS encoding tetratricopeptide repeat protein, whose protein sequence is MNLILKTVMVVLTFAVTVFPLEKAKAQSDQKMPMAVQHLLINVRKAMDKNDYAGAVKLIQGTQAKSQSKAPCSHPTVCLALGNCFLMQKKMPQAESAYIAALSLDKTYLDAQVNLAKVYTDTNRTAKAAEAFWAAYKLSDPKNSKYLYYSAVMALTNGKTQTAIRRFESLFSTHPGQVNRQWWENYANALVSAEQWKKAAPVIRTLIAQSTGESRIKWQETLLQIYLTINDTGKALDLAGTLSRQTPSEARWWKALVHIHLTRGEYAKALEDLIIYSFVTPLNRQEKKLFADLSLQLNIPARAVRMYETLIRESAGENGYPNQTRQMINRLVCAYRQMGRGDKALAVLNRFDPQAGNPELLLLKGDVLYETKNYKAADKAFRTAAQKNCSQKGQAWLMAGYAAWQCNNLVASRNAFEQAAQFKGQRKDALAAIAQLKRSSRM, encoded by the coding sequence ATGAATCTGATTTTAAAAACTGTTATGGTCGTTCTTACATTTGCCGTGACTGTTTTTCCACTGGAAAAAGCCAAGGCCCAAAGTGATCAAAAAATGCCCATGGCTGTTCAGCATCTGCTGATCAACGTCAGAAAAGCCATGGATAAAAATGATTATGCCGGTGCCGTCAAGCTCATCCAGGGGACCCAAGCCAAATCCCAAAGCAAGGCCCCGTGCAGCCATCCCACTGTTTGTCTGGCCTTGGGCAATTGCTTTTTGATGCAAAAAAAAATGCCACAGGCCGAGTCGGCATATATAGCGGCCTTATCCTTAGACAAAACTTACCTGGATGCCCAGGTCAACCTGGCCAAGGTGTATACGGACACCAACCGGACCGCCAAGGCTGCCGAGGCCTTTTGGGCGGCTTACAAACTATCCGACCCCAAAAATTCAAAATACCTTTACTACAGTGCGGTTATGGCGCTTACCAACGGAAAGACCCAAACGGCAATCCGCCGATTTGAGTCTTTGTTTTCCACCCACCCAGGCCAGGTCAACCGGCAATGGTGGGAAAACTATGCCAATGCCCTGGTTTCGGCCGAACAATGGAAAAAAGCCGCACCGGTGATCAGGACTCTGATTGCCCAGTCCACGGGCGAATCCCGGATCAAATGGCAAGAGACCCTGCTGCAGATTTACCTGACCATTAACGACACCGGCAAAGCCCTGGACCTTGCCGGGACCCTGAGCCGGCAGACCCCGTCCGAAGCCAGGTGGTGGAAGGCCCTGGTCCATATCCATCTAACCAGGGGGGAGTATGCCAAAGCCTTGGAGGATCTGATCATCTATAGTTTTGTCACCCCGCTGAACCGGCAGGAAAAAAAACTGTTTGCAGACTTAAGTTTACAGTTGAACATCCCTGCCCGGGCGGTCCGCATGTATGAAACCCTGATTCGCGAATCGGCCGGGGAAAATGGATACCCAAATCAAACCCGGCAGATGATCAACCGCCTGGTGTGTGCCTACCGGCAGATGGGCCGGGGGGACAAGGCCCTGGCAGTGCTCAACCGCTTTGATCCCCAAGCCGGAAATCCTGAACTTTTGCTGCTCAAAGGAGATGTTTTGTATGAAACAAAAAATTATAAGGCTGCAGATAAGGCGTTCAGGACCGCAGCCCAAAAAAATTGTTCCCAAAAAGGACAGGCATGGCTGATGGCCGGATATGCAGCCTGGCAGTGCAACAATCTTGTTGCCAGCCGCAACGCGTTTGAACAGGCAGCGCAATTTAAAGGCCAGCGCAAGGATGCCCTGGCAGCCATTGCACAACTCAAGAGAAGCAGCCGGATGTAA
- a CDS encoding class I SAM-dependent methyltransferase: MNIQATSQTFWKDQWLKTIERSKTGQPTRSETSGTCAMNKWDNMAKDFAQRTRTEKASAKREATLKQLMDKGILTPETRVLDIGAGPGSWALPMAKLCAHVTALEPSGGMIDIMSERIKQEKINNITIVQNTWQETKLAEQRWEKAFDLVFASMTPGIDGPDAVMKLMAASTHYCYMSAFSGPGMGQQFAPLWKKFFDRPMPQRHTDIIYPFNLIYAMGYRPDITFSWWDKEIDWDRDHTIRHITRFFQSHMEITREAEQIIADYVEARCIDGKYVPADPVCRGAMTWSVHEERRTTPGGLDDF, encoded by the coding sequence ATGAACATCCAAGCAACCTCCCAAACATTCTGGAAAGATCAGTGGCTGAAAACCATTGAACGATCCAAAACGGGACAGCCGACAAGATCGGAGACTTCCGGCACCTGCGCCATGAACAAATGGGATAACATGGCAAAGGATTTCGCCCAGCGGACCCGCACAGAAAAGGCGTCCGCCAAGCGGGAAGCCACGCTGAAACAGCTTATGGACAAAGGGATTCTGACGCCTGAAACCCGGGTCCTGGACATCGGCGCAGGTCCGGGCTCCTGGGCCCTGCCCATGGCCAAACTCTGCGCCCATGTCACCGCCCTTGAACCTTCGGGCGGCATGATTGACATCATGTCTGAACGAATAAAACAAGAAAAAATTAATAATATTACCATTGTCCAGAACACCTGGCAGGAGACGAAATTGGCCGAACAGAGATGGGAAAAGGCGTTTGATCTGGTATTTGCCTCCATGACACCCGGCATTGACGGGCCGGATGCCGTCATGAAACTGATGGCGGCCTCCACCCATTATTGTTATATGAGCGCCTTTTCAGGTCCCGGCATGGGTCAACAGTTTGCACCCCTGTGGAAAAAATTTTTCGACCGGCCCATGCCCCAAAGGCACACGGATATCATCTATCCGTTTAACCTGATCTATGCTATGGGGTATCGCCCGGACATCACCTTTTCCTGGTGGGACAAAGAGATAGACTGGGACCGGGATCATACCATCCGTCATATCACCCGTTTTTTTCAATCCCATATGGAGATTACCCGGGAGGCGGAACAGATCATTGCCGATTACGTGGAAGCCCGTTGCATTGACGGCAAATATGTACCGGCCGACCCGGTCTGCCGGGGAGCCATGACCTGGTCTGTTCACGAAGAACGTAGAACCACTCCGGGAGGGCTGGATGATTTTTAA